In the genome of Aphanothece sacrum FPU1, the window TAGGTATGGTTGCTGATGCTGATAGATTATTCTTGTGTGTGAGGAGTAAGAGTGATTTGAAAAAGCCTTTGGAGTCGAAACACGGCAAGACGCCCGAAGGCTTTTCATTTTTATTTAGTTTTATGCCAGAAGCTTCGCCATAATCTCTCAAGCGTTGAATGATAAGACTGAAAACGGCTATATTATAATCAAGGATTTTTCAGTCCATCTAAAGATAAAGGTTAAAAGAATTTCATGATTGCCAACATTGAAGCTAAAGAATTATTTCGTGCTGCTTACGAAAACCGCTACACTTGGGATAAAAATTTTCCCGGATATACAGCAGATATTACCTTTAAGGTTAATGATAAGATAATGGTGGGTCAGGTTCGTGTGAACCGTGATCTCAGTACCGAAGTGTTTAACGTTGAGGATGAGGCAATTAAGGCTGAAATTGGGTCTCAGTTATGGGAAGTTGCCATTCATCGTATTCGCCGAAGTTTTGAAGATACTCACGGCAAAAATACCTTCCGTTATGGAAATACGGACGAAACAGGGGCCGTAGAGATTCTTCTGGGTGGTAAGTCAGAAGGCGATCGCTATAAACTTCGTAATAACCAGGTTTGTCATGTCCATCGTCATATTCATGGGGTGGTTGTCACTATTGATACGTTTAGTAGTCATGATACAGGAAGTGGTTATTTAGCCCATCGTTATGATTCTATTTATCATGATCCTAAAACGGGAGATGTTAAAACTCGAAAAAGTGATTTTGAAGATAATTATGACCAAATTGGAGATTATTATATCTTAACAAGTCGTATTATCCATAAAGAAGAAAATGGAGAAAATCTGATCAAAGAATTCGGATTTTCTAATATTAAATTATTGCAACCAGCCCTAGTTTGATACATAAGTAATAGGCGTTGCTGATTGATGGATACTTATATTTAGAGGCTATGTGTAGGGGTAATTCATGAATTGCCCCTGCAAAAGAAACTTTCTTAATATGAGTAAATCTTGACAATTTATTGTAAAATTCTTAAGAAAAAAGAATTGTCAATGATTAGGAATTTCTGAAATTATAGCTCTTAGATAGAAGTCAACTGATATGTTTAAAAGGGATAGGATTATTAATTTTTGCTTAGTTAAGTCGCTATCTTAAATTTTTGACTTTGACATTCATTTGTAAGGAGTAATTATGGCTACATTGCTTGAACAACTTCGGAAATTTACAATTGTTGTGGCAGATACAGGGGATATTCAAGCTATTGAAACCTTTACACCCCGTGATGCTACTACAAATCCTTCTTTAATCACGGCGGCGGCTCAAATGCCCCAATATCAGTCTATTGTAGATGATACTCTTAAAACTGCTAGAAAAGAATTAGGAAAAGTTGCTTCTACTTCTGATGTGGTTACGTTGGCTTTTGATCGTTTGGCGGTGGCTTTTGGCTTAAAAATTCTCGAAATTATTCCTGGAAGGGTTTCTACTGAAGTTGATGCTCGCTTATCTTATGATATGGAGGGAACCCTCGAAAAAGCTCGTTATTTGATTGGAGAATACCAAAAAGCAGGGGTTTCACGCGATCGCATTTTGATCAAAATTGCTTCTACTTGGGAAGGAATTAAAGCGGCGGAAATCCTGGAAAAAGAGGGTATTCATTGTAATTTAACCCTATTATTTGGCATACATCAGGCGATCGCTTGTGCAGAAGCGGGTATTACCTTGATTTCTCCGTTTGTAGGGCGTATTCTGGACTGGTATAAGAAGGAAACCGGAAAAGACTATGCTGCGGCTGAAGATCCGGGGGTTGTTTCTGTTACTAGCATCTACAATTATTACAAAAAATTTGGTTACAAAACTGAAGTGATGGGGGCAAGTTTCCGTAATATTGGAGAAATTTGTGAATTAGCAGGAAGTGATTTATTAACCATTTCTCCTGGGTTATTAGAGAAGTTAAATTCAACGGAAGAACCTTTACCTCGTAAGCTTGACCCTGAAGTAGCTGCTTCGATGGAAATTACCAAAATTTCTATTGACAAAGCGACATTTGAACAGATGCACAAAGCTGATAAAATGGCTTATGAAAAGCTAGATGAAGGTATTGCTGGCTTTACCAAAGCGTTAGAAAGTCTTGAAGAAATGCTTAAAGAAAGGCTCGCTCGTCTGGAAGGAGAAAGCACTGTACATAATGCGGCGGCGGATATTTTCCGAGTCTATGATTTAGATGGAGATGGGTTTATTACTCGTGAAGAATGGGCAGGAACTGATTTAGTTTTTGATGCTATTGATATTAACCATGATGGCAAAATTACGGCTGAAGAAATGGCGGCCAGTTTAGGTGGTGCTATTCGTTTAGTTGAAGCTTAATTGATTGTAGGGTGGGCATTGCCCACCCTACAACCGATAAATTTCTTTTCGATGTTTACATTGTAAGAGTTGTATCATTCGATTAGAATCATTGATTTCATAACGCACTCGATAATCTCCGACACGAAGACGATATTCATTATCATAACCTTTCATTTTAACTACTCCTACAGGACGAGGTTCTTTTCTGAGATATTCAATTTTTTCTAAAATACGAGTTTTAAATTCATTGGGTAAATTATCAATTTGTTTTTGAACAGATTTAGAAATAATAATCTCATAACTCATGATGCTGATGCTTTATTTTTAGCCAGATATTGATCTAAGGTTAAATACTCACCTGTTTGATATTCAGTATGAACTCCTTGCAATTCTGCTATAGTTTCAGCATCATCTTCATAAGCGGCTTCTTCTTCTTCAAATATTTTTTGTTCTAGTATTTCTAGTAGTTGACGCTTTTGTTCTAAATCAAGAGAACAAATGGTATCTGTCAAGGTTTCAATGGTTATTTTTAGGTTGATAGTTGTTACCATTTTGTTAAGCTTTAAGGATACAATAAAGGCAGATTTTAATTAATATTAAAAATAATATCACTTTATAAGTATAACTTAATTTTGTCTATTATGTCAAGTTCTACCCCAGAAAGTGTAGAGAAATTTATTGATTTTTGTGAGCAACATATTACGGGTAAAGAAACAAAAGAAGCACAAATCTTTTATTGGCCCTTGGTCGCCCGTTTAATGAGATAATTAGTCATCTAGATTATTTTAACTAAATCTGTTAACGCCTCATTAATAATCTCATCACTAACCCCTCTACGCTTTAACCCTTCAATAAACAGAGAAACTCCTTGATGACGACTTTCTAAATGATATAAAATTGCTTCTATTGGAGTTGGGAGTTCAATAGGATAATGTTCTTGTTCATATACCTCTACTAAAGTAGCTAAAATTTCTAATTTTTCCCCTGATGGTGTATTGAGTTCAGCATCAAAAAGAGATTCAATTTCTTGTAAAGCTTGTTGATAATCATTATCCGTTTTTATTGGTCGTAAATTCATGTTAATTAACCTCCTTAAATTGTAGTAGCATCTATTTTATCATACTCTTTATGAGTTCCAATAAAACGAATAAAAACGATGCCAATATCATAGCGAATATGAACAATTAACCGATAATGATTCCCTTTAATATTAAAAACTACCCGATTATTAGCAATAATACTAGCATTTTTATAGATTTTTTTTATATCAGATGGACTTTGCCAATTAGCACGAGAAACATCATCAAACCATGCTTTTAAAGGTTGTTCAGCAGAGAGATGTTTTTGTCAAAATTCCCTTAAGGTACTTCGAGCAATAATTCTCAAAATAATAACTCCTCCAATGCGTTAAAAGTTACCTCAATTCAATAATCCATTATAGATTGAACTAAACGCTTTACCCAAATCAGCACCAAAATTAAATGTAGGGGCTTAATAATTTAAGATCAAGGTGATTTAGCTATCTCAACTGATGCTTTAATTATTAACTGCTTATACAATAAAATATAGGACTTATGCAAGACCTCCAGACATAGATCAATATTATTATAGTGATAAATGAACATGAAAAAAATCCTATCAACTCTTATTTTAAGTCTATTATTAAGCATAAGCATAGCTAATTCTTGGGCTGCAGACTTGCCAGAAATCATACGACGGGGTAAACTAATTGTAGCGGTAAAAAATAACACTCGACCCCTTGGATTTTCTGATGATACTCAACAACTTCAAGGACTAGAAATTGATATTGCTCGCCGTTTGGCCCAACAACTTTTAGGTAATCCTGAGGCCATTATCTTAAAACCTGTCAATAATCAAGAACGATTACAAACAGTAATTGACGGAAAAGTGGATTTAGTCATCGCCAGAGTCACGATTAATCCCTCTCGCGCCCAATTAGTCAATTTTAGCCCTGCTTACTATTTAGATGGTACTGGTTTAGTGACGAAAAACCCCAATATTCAAGGCTTAACCGCCTTATCTACCGCCAAAATAGCCATACTTAAGTCATCCAGTACCATCGCAGTAATTCGCAGCGAACTCCCCAAAGCAGAGTTAATTGGGGTAAATTCTTATCAAGAAGCCTTAACATTATTAGAAGCGGGAGTTGTTGAGGCCTTTGCGGGGGATAATAGTATTTTAGCGGGATGGGTGCAGGAAAATTCTGAATACCATCAATTACCCGTTCGTTTGTCAGGAGAAGGGTTAGGGGTAGTCATGCCCAAAGGAGCGAAGTATGCTAGTCTACGGGGCAAAGTCAATGAAGCCATTGTCCGTTGGCAGCGATCAGGATGGTTAGCACAACGGGCTAAATATTGGGGACTCCCTTAAACTAAAAATGCTCCCAGGCACCAAGTCTGGAGCTATAGGAACGAAGCCTGCCTATGCAGACTCAAATACTAATAATTCGTCGGATAGCCCGCGCAGGCGGGCTTTGTTCCTACAGCCCAACCCTTTAGGGTTAGGGTATTTTAGAGAATGAAATAGCCTTGTCCTTAAACTATTATAATTATAATGATTAATTGGGATTTGAGCAACTATGAATGAAATTCTTCCAGTCATTTATTTATCCGGTATTGTGATTTTTTTAGGGGGAGTAGCTATTTTTCTTCTCCTACAAATCATTAAAACTCGTCGTACTGAAAACAGATTTTCTAAACTACAAGAAAAGTTACAAAAAGATAAAGGTACGGCTGAAGACTATTATGAATTAGGGAGTTTGTACCTAGAGAAAAAAATATATGTACAGGCAGTTAAACTCTTAGAAAAAGCCTTGAAAACTGGTCCAAAATTAGAGCCAGAAAATAAAGCCTTAATTTATAATGCTTTGGGTTATGCCTATTTTTGTCAAGAACAATTAGAGTTAGCTATTCGTCATTATAAAGACGCAATTAAACTGTATCCAGAATA includes:
- a CDS encoding DUF3386 domain-containing protein: MIANIEAKELFRAAYENRYTWDKNFPGYTADITFKVNDKIMVGQVRVNRDLSTEVFNVEDEAIKAEIGSQLWEVAIHRIRRSFEDTHGKNTFRYGNTDETGAVEILLGGKSEGDRYKLRNNQVCHVHRHIHGVVVTIDTFSSHDTGSGYLAHRYDSIYHDPKTGDVKTRKSDFEDNYDQIGDYYILTSRIIHKEENGENLIKEFGFSNIKLLQPALV
- a CDS encoding transaldolase, with product MATLLEQLRKFTIVVADTGDIQAIETFTPRDATTNPSLITAAAQMPQYQSIVDDTLKTARKELGKVASTSDVVTLAFDRLAVAFGLKILEIIPGRVSTEVDARLSYDMEGTLEKARYLIGEYQKAGVSRDRILIKIASTWEGIKAAEILEKEGIHCNLTLLFGIHQAIACAEAGITLISPFVGRILDWYKKETGKDYAAAEDPGVVSVTSIYNYYKKFGYKTEVMGASFRNIGEICELAGSDLLTISPGLLEKLNSTEEPLPRKLDPEVAASMEITKISIDKATFEQMHKADKMAYEKLDEGIAGFTKALESLEEMLKERLARLEGESTVHNAAADIFRVYDLDGDGFITREEWAGTDLVFDAIDINHDGKITAEEMAASLGGAIRLVEA
- a CDS encoding type II toxin-antitoxin system RelE family toxin, which gives rise to MSYEIIISKSVQKQIDNLPNEFKTRILEKIEYLRKEPRPVGVVKMKGYDNEYRLRVGDYRVRYEINDSNRMIQLLQCKHRKEIYRL
- a CDS encoding helix-turn-helix domain-containing protein; this encodes MNLRPIKTDNDYQQALQEIESLFDAELNTPSGEKLEILATLVEVYEQEHYPIELPTPIEAILYHLESRHQGVSLFIEGLKRRGVSDEIINEALTDLVKII
- a CDS encoding transporter substrate-binding domain-containing protein, with the protein product MKKILSTLILSLLLSISIANSWAADLPEIIRRGKLIVAVKNNTRPLGFSDDTQQLQGLEIDIARRLAQQLLGNPEAIILKPVNNQERLQTVIDGKVDLVIARVTINPSRAQLVNFSPAYYLDGTGLVTKNPNIQGLTALSTAKIAILKSSSTIAVIRSELPKAELIGVNSYQEALTLLEAGVVEAFAGDNSILAGWVQENSEYHQLPVRLSGEGLGVVMPKGAKYASLRGKVNEAIVRWQRSGWLAQRAKYWGLP
- a CDS encoding tetratricopeptide repeat protein, translated to MNEILPVIYLSGIVIFLGGVAIFLLLQIIKTRRTENRFSKLQEKLQKDKGTAEDYYELGSLYLEKKIYVQAVKLLEKALKTGPKLEPENKALIYNALGYAYFCQEQLELAIRHYKDAIKLYPEYAIALNNLGNAYEKKQMISKSIETYEETLKYDPTNKIAKRRVELLSKRLVESK